The DNA region ACCGCAGCAGCCTCACGCAGTCAACAAGCAGCGGCAACACCGCAGCAGACTTGGGCAGGTGACAACGGCAACACCGCAGCAGCCTCACGCAGACAACAAGCAGCGGCAACACCGCAGCAGACTCGGGCAGGTGACACAGGCAACACCGCAGCAGCCTCACGCAGACAACAAGCAGCGGCAACACCGCAGCAGACTCGGGCAGGTGACAACGGCAACACCGCAGCAGCCTCACGcagactgtgggaaccgacctgtgagatttatattaatttatatgaatttatatttacgttaatttatatacttcgatagcaatttgtatgatgttaagtggactgtatttctgcaataatctcataatctcacaaatcgatcctctacacattagggggggtttatattgaatttatatatatgcagccaatcaaactacagtattagactacatacattgaagaggttccttatcttattgtacagcaggccttagtccaccaggtataaccaggatgtagacaccaaattatcctctttgaggtagcttccatcacccagtaactggtacacaaagcatgcttcctcgtcttgacctgtcaaaagggagctagctgtaaagccagaatcctaatatatgacagctatatcagagaaaacactgtacaaggaaccataaagacctaggcttaattaccttttattaagagacAGTTCGTATTCTAACCAGCTCGCCCTTTATATCTACCTAATATTCATGGCCACAAataattagataaacgggtttcggcagaacacttaacttgtatttgttgacagcgtgttgatgatggtacacctttggcttccataacacttcgtccaagtaaaattaacaggagccgaattgctcccgtgcctctggtctaagtacaataacaatggctgaccactccctcacaactgacgctactggtctacattgtccagatgacagtaagtgatagaagggtcacatttactctattttaattctgataattaagttaatttatatgagatgtttttatgatggtaaagtccaaagactaatgtatttaagaataattcccaccataataggtggtgaatttataatagtatgtggtaatgatatcccgttttctatagacggaaattccactacaagttacattttctatgggttaacttgtttatacaacacagcaatattatctgtctgtatgatattattaaatggtgtcggattttccgacacagacAACAAACAGCGGCAACACCGCAGTAGACTCGGGCAGGTGACAGCGGCAACACCGCAGTAGACTCGGGCAGGTGACAGCGGCAACACCGCAGTAGACTCGGGCAGGTGACAGCGGCAACACCGCAGCAGACTCGGGCAGGTGACAGCGGCAACACCGCAGTAGACTCGGGCAGGTGACAGCGGCAACACCGCAGTAGACTCGGGCAGGTGACAGCGGCAACACCGCAGTAGACTCGGGCAGGTGACAGCGGCAACACCGCAGTAGACTCGGGCAGGTGACAGCGGCAACACCGCAGCAGCCTCACGCAGTCAACAAACAGCGGCAACACCGCAGCAGACTCACGCAAAGCAACAAACAGCGGCAACACCGCAGCAGACAACAAACAGCGGCAACACCGCAGCAGACTCACGCAAAGCAACAAACAGCGGCAACACCGCAGCAGACAACAAACAGCGGCAACACCGCAGCAGACTCACGCAAAGCAACAAACAGCGGCAACACCGCAGCAGACAACAAACAGCGGCAACACCGCAGCAGACAACAAACAGCGGCAACACCGCAGCAGACAACAAACAGCGGCAACACCGCAGCAGACAACAAACAGCAGCAACACCGCAGCAGACAACAAACAGCGGCAACACCGCAGCAGACAACAAACAGCAGCAACACCGCAGCAGACAACAAACAGCGGCAACACCGCAGCAGACAACAAACAGCGGCAACACCGCAGCAGACTCACGCAAAGCAACAAACAGCGGCAACACCGCAGCAGACAACAAACAGCGGCAACACCGCAGCAGACAACAAACAGCGGCAACACCGCAGCAGACAACAAACAGCGGCAACACCGCAGCAGACAACAAACAGCGGCAACACCGCAGCAGACAACAAACAGCGGCAACACCGCCGCAGACAAACAAACAGCGGCAACACCGCAGCAGACAAACAAACAGCGGCAACACCGCCGCAGACAAACAAACAGCGGCAACACCGCCGCAGACAAACAAACAGCGGCAACACCGCCGCAGACAAACAATCAGCGGCAACACCGCCGCAGACAACAAACAGCGGCAACACCGCCGCAGACAACAAACAGCGGCAACACCGCAGCAGACAACAAACAGCGGCAACACCGCAGCAATACACCATCTCAACACCATCTCAAAAAAATACAATTTTCTTCGCTCCTCTACGTATCCtccttaatttaatttatttatttattttttcccagcgtGGACATCATGTTGCTTGATTCAATTTCCATCTGCCTGGAATTATGGAATGATTCCAGTTGCTGCAATGGCGTCTGCAATGACTCCTTGAGGGCCTCCTTGCTAAGCAGTAACGCCAACCTGCCCTAACCCTCAAGATGGCGCTTGTGGGCAGCAGATTTTCA from Procambarus clarkii isolate CNS0578487 chromosome 31, FALCON_Pclarkii_2.0, whole genome shotgun sequence includes:
- the LOC123748913 gene encoding uncharacterized protein, which produces MACPSRSCSVGYDYPTPQQTRAGKNGNTAAASRRQQAAATPQQTRAGDNGNTAAASRRQQAAATPQQTRGGDNGNTATASRSQQAAATPQQTRAGDNGNTAAASRSQQAAATPQQTWAGDNGNTAAASRRQQAAATPQQTRAGDTGNTAAASRRQQAAATPQQTRAGDNGNTAAASRRLWEPTCDSGNTAAASRSQQTAATPQQTHAKQQTAATPQQTTNSGNTAADSRKATNSGNTAADNKQRQHRSRLTQSNKQRQHRSRQQTAATPQQTTNSGNTAADNKQRQHRSRQQTAATPQQTTNSGNTAADNKQQQHRSRQQTAATPQQTTNSGNTAADSRKATNSGNTAADNKQRQHRSRQQTAATPQQTTNSGNTAADNKQRQHRSRQQTAATPPQTNKQRQHRSRQTNSGNTAADKQTAATPPQTNKQRQHRRRQTISGNTAADNKQRQHRRRQQTAATPQQTTNSGNTAAIHHLNTISKKYNFLRSSTYPP